The Legionella lansingensis DNA window TACATGGACGTTGCTTGCTGAGGATTGGGTTGGATAACCATGTTGCCTGCCGGGTCTTTAAATCCCTTTTCATAAATGTTAGCCAGTGCATATTGCGCGTAAACATTCCCTTTGAAAGCAGCATCAGTGAGCCAATTAAGCCCCTGGTTATAGTCTACTGGGTCTGTTTTTCCTTCCAGATATATAATACCCAAATTATATTCAGCACGGACATCTTGTTGCATGGCTGCCAACTGATAATAAGTGATTGCTTGCGGAATATTTTTAGCTACTGCCACACCATAATGATAGAGTTGGCCTAATTCGAACTGAGAAGCAGATTCACCTAAAATCGCCTGGCCATATAATTTACTCAAAACCGCTTGCACATTGGCCTGATGTTGCCATCCTCTCGTCATTTCTTCAAAATAATCAAATGGTTGAGGGTCACCACTCACCGGATAGGGTAATCCTTCTTCAACCATAGAAACTCTTGGAGGATGAGCTAATGCCAACGATTCATGTTGTTGTAGTGCTACAATTTGTGGATCTAGAGGGTAGCGTTGGAACAAAAAGGAAGTAGCATCATCAGGATTTAATGCCGGCGCAATCATATCAAAATACTCACTGATGGCAATTTGTTTAGGCCCCATCATAGTGAAACGCGGCTTATAAAGCTCCGTGCGAGTGACAGCTTGCATTTGCGGAGCCGCATTATAATTATTTTCCTTTAATGCACGAGGATTCCTCCAGGCATTATAGATACCACCTAAACGATAGCCATCAATATCAAAATGTTTACTCTTATCATTACTTAACCATTTGGATACTTCTATCGCAGGATTTAATTTTGCTTGCTGAGCGAGCGTCTCTTTTGCTTTTTGTTGCCATTGTTCAGCCAACTGTGGGGAAGCCGCAACACCAATCCCCTCCTCATACATATGAGCTAAGGCCTCTTGTGCTTCGGCAGAACCGTTGCGAGCAGCTTGTAACATCCACATAAAGCCGGTTTTAGGATTGTATAATTTATTTTTATCATCCAAGTACAAACCAGCCAAAGCAATTTCAGCTTGCGTATCATTGGCGGCCGCAGCTTTGGTGTACCAATCTTTCGCTGCTTCCATATCATTTTTTACCGCAGCCAACGCACCTAATTTCCGTATGGCTGGTAAGTATCCCTGGGCTGCAGATTTATGTAGAAGGTCAGTAGACAAAATTTCATTGCGAGGTACCAAGCCTCCAGTAGCATGTAATTCTGCTAATTTTAACTGCGCCTTTGGATTCCCTTGTTCGGCTGATTTATTTAGCCAGATTACACCCAATTTTTTAGTTCTTGAGTCACGACTCTCAAGAAAATGTTCACCTAAGGCGTATTGGGCTATTGCGTTACCGCGTTTGGCTGCCTCAATGAAGTAACGTCTACCAGCATCATTGGGTTTGGTACCAAATCCAAATAGGTTAGCAGCAGAACAATATAATTGTGCACTAAGATCACCTGCTGCAGCCGCCTTTTTAAACCAATACAATGCTTTTTCTGGATCATTTGCAGCAATCAAATTGTAACGTGCAAGTAAAAGTTGCGCCGGCAAAACCCCTTTTTCTGCAGCTTGCTCAAAATAACGCAACGCCAATGCATTATTTTTTAATTCACCATAGCCATACAAACGCATTCGACCTAAATAATAGTCAGCAATAGGATCTTGACCTGATTGAGTGATGAGTGTCTGGGCCGCAAGAGGATAGTTCCCTTGGCGGTATGCCTCTAGGCCATTAGCCGCATATACGACCTGACTTCCGGTTGCTGCAACCAGACAAAACCATGTTGCAAATGATTTCATGGTAACTCCCCTCTTCTCTAGTACCGCTGTTAATCACGGTTTACTGCGCAGGAATAATGCCATAATGCACAACTGCCCTTAGTGCGCCACTTCTGGTATTGCTACTTACTATCCAGTAATTACCTCGATTATTTAAACCATACCGCACATTGGTATATTCACACACTCGCAGGCTTTCGGCACAATCCACTATCTTGCCATACTCTTCCTTACCATCTGGAACGGTACAAATAAATTTAACCTTTTTCTCGGTAGTGGATAGTACCGCCCACTGACGTGCATTAATCGAGTGATTCATATACATCGTACGTGAGCTTTCTTCATCACGCATTTGGTAAAGATTAATCTTTTGATCCAATGTGTTAAATATGAAATACATTGACTGTCTTGGACCCGCCTCTCCAGGAAGCAGATGCAACGTTTTTAAATCAAATTGAAAGCCTGTGTCATAGCAACCAAGCGGATTTCTATTGTCTTCTACTTCCTTAGATTCCTTGGCAGCATTTCCGGCACCCATTCCTACACACAGGGCAGATAATAAAACAATATTCTTAAGCATTGGCGTTTTTGTTTTCATTTCTTCTTCTCACTTGCTGTGGCCATGATAGGACGAATAATCACTTTCGTACCCAATTTTTGCGTTTTATCATTGGTTAAGTCTATGAAGTGATGGTTCATCCATTTCGCATCTTCGGTAAACATTCGTACACAACCATGACTTGCTCTGTGACCTGGAATATCCTCTGAACCATGCAAAGCAAACCCTTTATGGAAGTACATGCAATAAGGCATTCTTGCCCCTCCACGACCAATGGGGAAAACGTTGGAACGACATTTCTCATTTTCTCTACTGAAGAAATGGAAAATTCCAGTCATCGTTCTGCACGTTTTACTGCTGCGATCCGAACAAATATCACTACCCGAGGAAATAGGCCCCCATCTCACTAATTGCCCATCGGCACCATAAGCCGCCCAAGCCAATTTATCTTGATCAACAACCACGAGTTTTTCACCTTCAGTATCAACTTCTAAAGGAAAAGGTGAAAAATCAAATAGGGTCTTATTGACTAGATTGCGGGGAACAGCGATTTCTTTGCCAGCCCAAAGATGGTTATATGTACGATTGATACGCTGCACAATATCTCGCTGCTGTGGATCAGGGAAGAGTTTTTCCCATGTTTGCCCACTACCAACTTTGATACACTCGTATTGTGGGTACGCACACAGCCCGGTACCATAATAACTATTTGCATTTACTAGAAATGCAGGTATCATCAGTGCAATCACTTCTAGAAATTTCTTCATCGTGATTCCCCTACTCTTTACAATATAACGTTTCCAATGCAAGAAACGTGCTTAAAATACAAAACTTATATTCCTAAGGTAAATTCCTTGCCGTCGGCGATATATCGAAACAAGCAGTTACCTTCTAAGTTCTATTTCGGTCATCTGTTTAAAAAGTTTAGAAATTGTTTTTATTTTGTGTTTCAGAAGTATGTCGTTTCTCCATCCGCTCCCTTAGCTGAACGTTCAAGTTCATTTTTTTGCACCCACCTGCATTCGTTGGTAAGCTTAAATAGAGTGGGAAAAAATAGTGATATAAACCATGGAATGGATGGACCAGACACGTCAGTATATTGGTAGATTATTAGGCCAGTGTGGTCTTGACCCACATGAAGCAGCCTATCACGTCATTGCCGATCTTCCTGGCGCCAGAGTACGCAAATACCTCAATAAAAATGAAAAATCCGAACTTAATCTGCTTATCATCCCTGCCCCTTTTAAACAGGTCTATATCTGGGATCTGATGCCGAATATAAGTGTGGTACGTCAATTTCTAAGCCGAGGGATCAATGTCTACGCGCTTGAATGGACATTACCAACCCAAAGAGAAGATGATTTTGGTTTGCTTGAGTACGCTCATCACTTGCCTATGGCCGCCATAGAGGTGATTGAAGCAGAGAGCGGAGGGCGCGTTCAAATTATTGCGGGTCACTCACTTGGAGGAACGTTTGCAGCTATTTTTGCGACCTTATTCCCAGAACGTTTGCAAAAACTCGTTCTTATTGATTCACCCCTTGCATTCGGCGAGCATGGCGGCCCCATAGCTAATGCTGCAGCAGCCATACCTTCACTGGAAACACTTCATTTATTGGTTGGAAGCCCTGTTCCAGGTTCTTTTATCAATATTCTGAGTGTTTCCGCCTCACCTGAAGTTTTTCAGTTTCAGCGTTTTACTGACCTTACCGCGAGTTGGTTTGATCCCCAAGCTCTAGAAATTCATACTCGCGTTGGACGTTGGACATATGACGAGTTGCCTTTGCCATGGCATCTCTTCGAAGAAACCATTGAACAGCTCTTTCGCAAGGATCGATTCCTCAAGGGCACTCTACAAATCGGCAACCGCCGCACAGGTATCACTAAATTAAAAACGCCTACACTAGCCATTATTAATCCTCCTGGGAAAGTCGTCCCACCCAACTCCTTGTTGAAGGCATTGGCAATTGTCCCAAACCTTCCAGTAGCGGTTCTTACGTATCAAGCCGACTATGGACCAATGTTTCAGCACCTTGGACCACTGGTTTCTCCGCTGGCACACAAAGAACTATGGCCACAAGTCTTGGATTGGGTGATGGAGTATTCTTAACACCTATATAACCATACTCTCTAGAGTCTGTTGACATTTCATCTCCCCCACCTACGTGCCGCGACTTGTTCGCGGCACGTAGGCGGGGGGTAAATTGTCAACACACCCTAATATCAGGGATGGAAATGTTGATAGATTCGCTTGGCAAGCTCCTCATTAATCCCGCTCACCTTAATGATTTCAGTGATAGAAGCGCGAGCCAATTCACGCAGACCACCAAAACGACGCAATAACGCTTGTCGTCGCTTAGGCCCTACCCCTTCTATTGTTTCGAGAGACGATTCAAGGGTAGCATGCTGGCGCTTCTTTCTATGTGCGGTGATCGCAAAACGATGCGCCTCATCACGTATGTGTTGCAGTAAGTGCAAGGCAGGTGAGTCAGCGGGCAAGCTAATTTCTCTCTCCTGCGTGAGCAAGATCAAACGTTCCCAACCGGCTTTTCTTTCCGGACCTTTGGCGATGCCCAATAAGGTTATTGTTGTGATTTGTAGTGCTTCAAGAATACGCTTTGCGACAGTAACTTGCCCTTTACCGCCATCAATGACTAGGACATCAGGTAAGCGTTGCTCTTGTAGTAAACGTTTAAATCGGCGGGTAATCGCTTGCTCCATGGCTGCATAATCATCTCCCGGGGTGATGTCATGAATATTAAAACGTCGGTAGTCGCTTCTGCGCGGACCCTCTGCATCAAAGACGACACAAGAAGCCACGGTTGCTTTGCCTTGCGTATGACTGATATCGAAACATTCCATGCGTTGAATAGCCTCTTTTCGTTGTAGCAATTCAGCCAATGCCTCATACCTCTTTTTCATGGTCACAGAAGAAGCAATAAAATCAGCAACCGCCAAACGCAAATTGTTATGAGCGAAATCTAACCAGCGAGCTTTTACCCCTCTTGGTTTTGTTTGGATCTGGCAGGCCTTTCCTCGCAATTCACCTAACATCGTTTGCAGCGCTTCAATATCCGCGATTGGTTGGTGAGTCACGATCAAAGCAGGAATTCGTTCGGGAGTGTCAATATAGTAGAAAGCAACAAAAGCCTCAAAAACCTGTTGCCACAAGTCATTTTCGACTTGTTGATCTTCAATAAATTCACGATGGGGAACGGACGGAAAAAAGCTTTGGCTTGCCAAGACACGACCATCACGGATTGTTACGCATTGAATGCATGCAAAACCTGGTTGTGCCTCGATGGCAATGACATCAGCATCCCCTCTTAATTGCACAATGCCTTGCTGCTCTTGGATTAATCGTAGGCTTTTGATTTGATCGCGTAAAATTGCTGCTTCTTCAAAAGCCAAGCGTGCTACAGCTTGCTCCATTCGTTTAGCCAGCTCTTCTAAAATCAGTTGTGATTTCCCTTGCAAAAAACGAGTCGCGTCATTAACAGATTGCTGATAATCCTCAGGAGAAATGTAGCCAGTGCAGGGGGCACTGCAACGTTTGATTTGATATTGTAAACATGGTCGGGAACGGGCGTTAAAATAGCTGTCACGGCAATTGCGGATCTTAAACACTTTTTGGATGGTGCTCAGCGTATCGCGAACTGCAGCGACGCTGGGATAAGGCCCATAAAACTCACCTTTTTGCGGCTTTTTTTTGCTGCGGTAAAGTTCCATGCGTGGAAAAATATGTGTACTTACGTGGATATAAGGATAAGTTTTATCATCCCGCAATAGCACATTGTATTTGGGTCGCAGCGTTTTAATTAGATTGCTTTCTAATAACAGTGCCTCTGTTTCACTGCGTGTAATAGTCACTTCAATAGAAGCTATCTGGCTAACCAGTGAGCGTGTTTTAGCACCAGTATTTTGCTTACTAAAATAGCTATTGACTCTCTTTTTTAAGTTGCCAGCTTTTCCTACATATAGTACCGTCCCTTCTTTGTCTATCATGCGATAGACGCCTGGGTCGTTCGTAAGATTGGCTAAGAAAGTCGTTATGTCCGTGAAGTGTATATTTTCATTCATCTATAAAATTATAACAGCATAAAATATAGAATAGACCAGGGGCTGTTGACAGCCCCCTATTCGTCATGCAGGGCGTCATTGGGCTGCTCAATAACACGATGTTTCATGGCTAGAAATGTTAGCTCGACATCATTTTTTATTCCTAATTTTTCAAACATACGATATCGATACCCATTAATCGTCTTGGAGCTTAAAAATAACCTATCCGCAATGTCTTGAACGGTCATGCCACTGGTGATCATTAACATCACCTGCATCTCGCGTTCGGATAATAAATCAAAAGGAGACTCCTGAGGTGCTTCTAAACTACTGATCGCCATTTTTTGTGCGATCTCAGCACTGAGATATTTTTCGCCCTTAGCCACTTTCCGTATGGCTGCTGCCATTTCTTCCGCACCCGACTCTTTTGTCAAGTAACCCATGGCGCCTAGTTGTAGAACACGTGTAGGCATAGGTTCACTACATACCGCCGTCACAGCAATAACTTTTATTTGAGGATGCGTTTTCTTAAGCCGTCTTGTTACTTCCCAACCATCTATGCCTGGCATTTTCATGTCTAACAACACAACATCAGGCTTATGTGATTTGACTAACGTCAAAGCTTGTTCACCACTCTCGGCGTCAGCCACCACCTCTACATCAGGCAGATCTTCCAATAATCGTCGAATCCCCATTCTTACTAGGGCATGGTCATCAACAATTAGAACTTTAATCAAGCGATGCTCCTTGACTCACGGCCAATGAACACAAAACATGCATCGATATTAGCAAGAGTAATCAATCATTACAATTGGTGCTGATTTATCGTTCAATTAACCTTGATTCCTTGTTAATTTGCTAAAACGTCCCCTAACATTACCTGCCTCATCAAAAGGAAGGACCAGGAATGTTCAACTTTGAGTATAGTCCACATTTTGAGGTCCCCGCTATAAAGATAAAGGGACTAGGGGGCCCCTAACAAGCCAAAATGTGAATACTGGGGTTATCCTTATCCACAGGAAAGAAAGGTGGATACTCACCTAATTCTTGGGCACGATCCATAAGTCTCACAATGTCAGCTTCAACAAAATCATAAAGCTCTTGATAACTATGAATGACGAAGTAAACGCGTTGCAGCATATCTATACGGTAAGGTGTGCGAAATGCAACAACTGGGTCGAAAAGTACACGCATAGCGGCATCGCTTTCGACGCTATAAGGCGTTTCACTGATTGAAGACAAAATACCTCCACCATAAGCTCTCAAACCTTGGTGCGTTTTAATTAATCCGAATTCTACTGTAAACCAGAAAAGACGTTGCAGAAGAGGCCATCTTTCCTCAGGCAGGCTTAAAACCTTACGGGCATAATTACAAACAAAATCAGCATAGACAGGATGGGTTAGCATAGGGCAATGCCCAAATAGCTCATGAAAAATGTCCGGCTCTTTAACATAATCAACTTCTTCTTCACAGCGAATAAACGTCGCCGCAGGAAAACATCTCTCAGCTAAAAGTTGAAAAAATTCACGTGCAGAAATTAATGCGGCAACAGGCGCCACTTCCCAGCCAGTTAGAGCCTTAAGACGACGAGTGATCTCTGGCAACTGGGGTATTCTTTGAGGTCCAAGATCAAGCATTTCTAAACCTTGGATAAATTCATCACACGCTCTTCCAGGTAAAATTTTTATCTGACGTTCATAAAGTATTTGCCAAATCCGATGCTCTTCATTTGAATAATCCACCATACCCTGGGCATCAGGTTGATGAGCAACATAACGACTGACAAATTCCATGAGAACTCCTAGATGCTATTACCAGTAAACTTGGATCACTTAAATTATAGCGCTTTACACTGAAGCGCAATGGTCTTAAAGCCTAGATTTCTTTCAATGAAATAATTGTAAGTTTAGGTGATTATTATGGCGACTTCTCGCTTCGTAAAATTTGCGATATCGGGATAAACGTTTCTGTCATATCACCCGTTCGACGCTGTTCCCCTTTCCATGCATGACCATAAATCACTTCATAAGTAAGAGGATATTTACCCTCTTTGGTAAGCAATTCTTTATAGGCTTTTTCAAAATCTAACCAAGCATTCTTTCCTGTCAATCCTTCATTACGCTTGGGATTAATATTGCGCACCCCCTGTGCTTTTAAATTGGCTAATAACTGTTTTAAATTACCATAATGTACAGTTATTAACTCCATGTCAACCACTGGATCAAGAAAACGCTCGTGTAATAAACAATCACCAATATCATGCATATCCATAAATTCATTCGTATGAGCATGGTGGTCATCGGCTAATCGCCAAGCTTGTTTTAGTTCTTTGAACGTATCTGGACCCAAGGTTGAGAACATTAAACAGCCTGCAACGTTCATAACACGATTTAATTCACGGATAACCATGTCTAATGACTCAGACCAATGGATAGCCTGATTAGCAAAAATGAGATCAAATGCCCCTGTAGCAAATGGAAGTGCTGTCATGTCGCCATTGACTAAAGACCATTTGCGCCGCCAGCTTTGCTTTTTTCGAGACTCTAGTAACATCGCCTGTGCTAAGTCCAAGCCAATGATTTCAGCTTTTGGGTAACGCTTTTTCAGTTGTAGGGTAAAAAGACCTGTGCCGCAACCCAAATCAAGAACATAGCGAGGATTAATTTTTAAATAATGCAAACGTTCGAACAAACGCTGACCAATCTCATTCTGGATTTTGGCAGCTTGTTCATATTCTGCTGCATGCTTGTTAAACGTATTGCAAATTTCGGCTTGGAGATTCATCATAGAGGCGCAAGTAAAAGGATAGGAAGCCAACTCTCGTGTATCATAAATTGGGCAGTATATCACAAATGTTACGTTTGCCCTCGGTATGTATCGTTTGTTATCGCTATCATCGTGAACCTTATGCCGTTTGCAAACGTTGCATAACACTCTTCACACGACTAGGACCAGCTTGTCATTATTGTGCTTTTCCCTTACTCGATGATCAGTTTTTAGTATGTGGGCGTTGCAGCAGAACAAAACCAAATTTTGATCAAACACTGATCGCATATCGCTTCGAAGAACCATTGCGCACTTTATTGCATGACTATAAATACAATGGTGCACTCTTTCTGCGTCATTTCTTGGTTAAATTAATGCTGGATGCGCTCCCTAGGCCTGAAATACAAACACAATGCCTGGTTCCAGTTCCCTTACACCCTAAAAGGTTGCGCGAAAGAGGGTTTAATCAAGCTGCCGAGCTTTGCAAGCTACTCGCAAAACATTTGAACATTCCGTGTGAGTTAACCTTGTGCAGAAAAATTCACCACACTGCACCTCAGGCCCAACTGAGTGGAAAAGAACGAAGGCGAAATTTACGTCATGCCTTTGCGGTAAAACCTCAGCAATATAAACATATTACTTTAGTGGATGATTTACTCACCACTGGCAGCACTGTTTCGGAATTAACCAAGCTCTTCAAAAAACAGGGAGTACACCGTGTTGATGTGTGGTGCTGTGCGCGTGCTACGTAAAATATCGCTGAGCGTCATTTAGCAGCAGTTGCACCAAAAGAACAAGAAACGCAATCACGAATAAACGATGTAGCAGAATCTCCATCTCAACAGAAACCGGCTGCCCGCGAACTTTTTCAATTAAGGCATACACAATTGAACCACCATCGAGACCGGGGATAGGAAATAAATTTACCAAACCAACTGCGAGGCTGAAACTTGCAATGAAACTTAAAAAAACCGCTAGCCCCTGCAAAAAAGAAGTGGTGGAAACTTCCAATAGACCGATTGGTCCAAGAAGTACTGCAAACGGGAGCACTCCAGTCAGTAATTGCTTGATCATGACTAAAAAGAAAATGAGTAACTGCATGGATTTGGTGACGGCATGGTAAAAAGCATATCCCAATGGCTCTCTTTTTATCTGAATAGCATGTGTGGATGGATCAGGTACAATTCCCAAGCCTTTTAGTAAGGAGCTATCTTGCTTTTGGTAATACCATCGGCTTAGATCAATCGTCGTGTTTCGTAAGACTCCTTCCCTATTACTAACAACAACAAGAACATTCTTTTTACCAAGAGACATAATCACCCGCATCCCCGCTTCTTGCCATGAATGGATTTCTCTGCCATCGAGAGCCACAATCCGATCCCCTGCGTTTAGGCCCGCTTCTGCTGCAACGCTCGTAGGAACGATAGATTGAATAATGGGTGGAATTTCGCGGTAACCGATGGAGAACATAATGGTAAACGCTAACAACGCAGTAATTAAATTCGCCAAAGCTCCAGCGATTAGAATGCTAATACGCATCCAAACAGGTTTTTTGTCAAAACAATATTTTAATTCTTCGGGGGATACGGTTTGGGTACGCGAATTGAGCAGGTGCACATAACCGCCTAACGGCAAAATACCCCAACCCAATTCATAACCTGATTTTGTTCTCCAGGTAAATAAGGGTCTGCCAAAACCGATAAAAATGCGTTGAATTTTTACAGAAAAAATTCGTGCAGCGATAGCATGGCCTGCCTCATGAATCCCTACAACCAAAATTAGGGTTATAATAAACGCAAGCACACCCCATACCATTAAAACCCCCGTTAGCGTGTATTATCGACTACCAATTGTAAAACTGGATGCCCTCGTTTACCCTTCAACTCATGCCCATGCCTGTAAACTTCAAAAGTCCGATAGGGTTTAGATGTTTCGCTATCAACAAGCTCTACCTCATCTCCATTCTCATCCACCAACGTTACAGTGAGATGCATCTCCCGAAATTGTCCAATATGGTATCGTTGTTTAAATAAGCGTAGCACGGTTAACAAACTTTCGGCCGCTTCTTCACTATTATGTTGACCTTGAAAAATGATTTCCATTCTAAAAGCTCCCTATCAGGAAAGATTTCCTGAGCAAAGTGCTTGCTCTTGTTAGCGGCCAAAAGAAAAACTACTTGAGTTTGTGGTGCAGATAGGGCCTACGCATGATATTTACCTAATTTCGACGTCCCGCGGTCAAGCCGCGGGACGTCGATGTCAAGTGTTTTTTCATGCGTAGGCCCTAATAGCAAAGGATAAAAGTCTATAAATTCTAAAGTTAATGGTTTACAATCCCAAGATTATTCTGCTGCTATTTTTAAAT harbors:
- a CDS encoding SEL1-like repeat protein — encoded protein: MKSFATWFCLVAATGSQVVYAANGLEAYRQGNYPLAAQTLITQSGQDPIADYYLGRMRLYGYGELKNNALALRYFEQAAEKGVLPAQLLLARYNLIAANDPEKALYWFKKAAAAGDLSAQLYCSAANLFGFGTKPNDAGRRYFIEAAKRGNAIAQYALGEHFLESRDSRTKKLGVIWLNKSAEQGNPKAQLKLAELHATGGLVPRNEILSTDLLHKSAAQGYLPAIRKLGALAAVKNDMEAAKDWYTKAAAANDTQAEIALAGLYLDDKNKLYNPKTGFMWMLQAARNGSAEAQEALAHMYEEGIGVAASPQLAEQWQQKAKETLAQQAKLNPAIEVSKWLSNDKSKHFDIDGYRLGGIYNAWRNPRALKENNYNAAPQMQAVTRTELYKPRFTMMGPKQIAISEYFDMIAPALNPDDATSFLFQRYPLDPQIVALQQHESLALAHPPRVSMVEEGLPYPVSGDPQPFDYFEEMTRGWQHQANVQAVLSKLYGQAILGESASQFELGQLYHYGVAVAKNIPQAITYYQLAAMQQDVRAEYNLGIIYLEGKTDPVDYNQGLNWLTDAAFKGNVYAQYALANIYEKGFKDPAGNMVIQPNPQQATSMYYLASSNHYGPAQFRLAEYLVKQKNGGLSVAAKQNRMQLIKRLYEGAVKEGVAEANLPLAFYNAMDGDPKKQHQAFEVAKEEANRGNGYAALLLGIMFERGIAVPTNDVESLYWYQQAGLNPVNSFILGTYYAQGLGVNKDLEKGKALLQQAADSGFSYADLNLAVLKHDAGEDFIQELDKARQLGNSTAGLLLADYYLAQADNPEKMQQARDIYQHFAEKGDKEAELKLAFLYDKGLGGESNTELAARWYLASAEQGQPVAQYLLGRLYQLGKVGKEPDYTEAKKWYTAARSNYPRAAVALGFVYDTVDDDYQKALENYQMAAQKGDKIGQFNLGLIYEDGKEVPVDYAKAKALYSKAAELGHKQAMTQLAAFYFNGFAGKRDEQQALHWYKKAAALGDSAALYQLGLLSETGVATKLDFTNAVKYYEEAAKKGNEKAKLALARMYQYGLGVVKDSQAAAQLYTELAANNNAYAQYQLALLNIEGIDGVQKPDEGKRLLQLASANGSQQARKVLNWLDAQQQERLSFIEPVIIQPTPVLAGQSANMMYFDALNEWNRGDETLSRMILDRIMNQFPQYIPAKRAYEQLNQEITNPLPVNLSSNNE
- a CDS encoding L,D-transpeptidase — protein: MKKFLEVIALMIPAFLVNANSYYGTGLCAYPQYECIKVGSGQTWEKLFPDPQQRDIVQRINRTYNHLWAGKEIAVPRNLVNKTLFDFSPFPLEVDTEGEKLVVVDQDKLAWAAYGADGQLVRWGPISSGSDICSDRSSKTCRTMTGIFHFFSRENEKCRSNVFPIGRGGARMPYCMYFHKGFALHGSEDIPGHRASHGCVRMFTEDAKWMNHHFIDLTNDKTQKLGTKVIIRPIMATASEKKK
- a CDS encoding alpha/beta fold hydrolase, whose amino-acid sequence is MDQTRQYIGRLLGQCGLDPHEAAYHVIADLPGARVRKYLNKNEKSELNLLIIPAPFKQVYIWDLMPNISVVRQFLSRGINVYALEWTLPTQREDDFGLLEYAHHLPMAAIEVIEAESGGRVQIIAGHSLGGTFAAIFATLFPERLQKLVLIDSPLAFGEHGGPIANAAAAIPSLETLHLLVGSPVPGSFINILSVSASPEVFQFQRFTDLTASWFDPQALEIHTRVGRWTYDELPLPWHLFEETIEQLFRKDRFLKGTLQIGNRRTGITKLKTPTLAIINPPGKVVPPNSLLKALAIVPNLPVAVLTYQADYGPMFQHLGPLVSPLAHKELWPQVLDWVMEYS
- the uvrC gene encoding excinuclease ABC subunit UvrC; translated protein: MNENIHFTDITTFLANLTNDPGVYRMIDKEGTVLYVGKAGNLKKRVNSYFSKQNTGAKTRSLVSQIASIEVTITRSETEALLLESNLIKTLRPKYNVLLRDDKTYPYIHVSTHIFPRMELYRSKKKPQKGEFYGPYPSVAAVRDTLSTIQKVFKIRNCRDSYFNARSRPCLQYQIKRCSAPCTGYISPEDYQQSVNDATRFLQGKSQLILEELAKRMEQAVARLAFEEAAILRDQIKSLRLIQEQQGIVQLRGDADVIAIEAQPGFACIQCVTIRDGRVLASQSFFPSVPHREFIEDQQVENDLWQQVFEAFVAFYYIDTPERIPALIVTHQPIADIEALQTMLGELRGKACQIQTKPRGVKARWLDFAHNNLRLAVADFIASSVTMKKRYEALAELLQRKEAIQRMECFDISHTQGKATVASCVVFDAEGPRRSDYRRFNIHDITPGDDYAAMEQAITRRFKRLLQEQRLPDVLVIDGGKGQVTVAKRILEALQITTITLLGIAKGPERKAGWERLILLTQEREISLPADSPALHLLQHIRDEAHRFAITAHRKKRQHATLESSLETIEGVGPKRRQALLRRFGGLRELARASITEIIKVSGINEELAKRIYQHFHP
- the letA gene encoding two-component system response regulator LetA, producing the protein MIKVLIVDDHALVRMGIRRLLEDLPDVEVVADAESGEQALTLVKSHKPDVVLLDMKMPGIDGWEVTRRLKKTHPQIKVIAVTAVCSEPMPTRVLQLGAMGYLTKESGAEEMAAAIRKVAKGEKYLSAEIAQKMAISSLEAPQESPFDLLSEREMQVMLMITSGMTVQDIADRLFLSSKTINGYRYRMFEKLGIKNDVELTFLAMKHRVIEQPNDALHDE
- the phhA gene encoding phenylalanine 4-monooxygenase, which codes for MEFVSRYVAHQPDAQGMVDYSNEEHRIWQILYERQIKILPGRACDEFIQGLEMLDLGPQRIPQLPEITRRLKALTGWEVAPVAALISAREFFQLLAERCFPAATFIRCEEEVDYVKEPDIFHELFGHCPMLTHPVYADFVCNYARKVLSLPEERWPLLQRLFWFTVEFGLIKTHQGLRAYGGGILSSISETPYSVESDAAMRVLFDPVVAFRTPYRIDMLQRVYFVIHSYQELYDFVEADIVRLMDRAQELGEYPPFFPVDKDNPSIHILAC
- the bioC gene encoding malonyl-ACP O-methyltransferase BioC produces the protein MNLQAEICNTFNKHAAEYEQAAKIQNEIGQRLFERLHYLKINPRYVLDLGCGTGLFTLQLKKRYPKAEIIGLDLAQAMLLESRKKQSWRRKWSLVNGDMTALPFATGAFDLIFANQAIHWSESLDMVIRELNRVMNVAGCLMFSTLGPDTFKELKQAWRLADDHHAHTNEFMDMHDIGDCLLHERFLDPVVDMELITVHYGNLKQLLANLKAQGVRNINPKRNEGLTGKNAWLDFEKAYKELLTKEGKYPLTYEVIYGHAWKGEQRRTGDMTETFIPISQILRSEKSP
- a CDS encoding ComF family protein, with amino-acid sequence MLRLPSVCIVCYRYHREPYAVCKRCITLFTRLGPACHYCAFPLLDDQFLVCGRCSRTKPNFDQTLIAYRFEEPLRTLLHDYKYNGALFLRHFLVKLMLDALPRPEIQTQCLVPVPLHPKRLRERGFNQAAELCKLLAKHLNIPCELTLCRKIHHTAPQAQLSGKERRRNLRHAFAVKPQQYKHITLVDDLLTTGSTVSELTKLFKKQGVHRVDVWCCARAT
- a CDS encoding M50 family metallopeptidase, which codes for MVWGVLAFIITLILVVGIHEAGHAIAARIFSVKIQRIFIGFGRPLFTWRTKSGYELGWGILPLGGYVHLLNSRTQTVSPEELKYCFDKKPVWMRISILIAGALANLITALLAFTIMFSIGYREIPPIIQSIVPTSVAAEAGLNAGDRIVALDGREIHSWQEAGMRVIMSLGKKNVLVVVSNREGVLRNTTIDLSRWYYQKQDSSLLKGLGIVPDPSTHAIQIKREPLGYAFYHAVTKSMQLLIFFLVMIKQLLTGVLPFAVLLGPIGLLEVSTTSFLQGLAVFLSFIASFSLAVGLVNLFPIPGLDGGSIVYALIEKVRGQPVSVEMEILLHRLFVIAFLVLLVQLLLNDAQRYFT